The following DNA comes from Ruficoccus amylovorans.
GGTGGTCAGCCTTGAGGTGGCCGATGCCGGGCTCGATGTAGAGCGTCTTGATGCCCGCGTCGGCATACCAGTCCGCAGACTCTTTTCGATAAACTCCGAGCCGTTGTCAGAACGGATATGCTCGGGACTGCCGTAAGCACTGATCAGCTCGCTCATGACGGCTCTGACTTTGGCGGCGTTGAGGTGGCGATCAACATGGATGCACAGACACTCGCGGGTGTACTCATCGAGTATCGTGAGCATGCGGATGGAGCCTCCCTTGGCCGTGCGGTCGGCCACTACCGAGCGCGAAGCGCGACATGCTCACGAGAAAACAAGTCGCAGGCCCGTAATATGCGGATCTTCTGTTCGGTACTGTATCGCTTGCCTTTCATACTCTGAGTTCTTTCTAAACACTCAGACTAGCTTTGCAAGTGGCTCAGTTTACGTAGACACGGTCAAAAGCGAAACTGGCCCCACTTTTGGACCCGCTCAGGAGGGAAAAGCCACTTTGGGAAGGGAGTCTCAAACGAAATGGTACGGTTCCAGGAGGTCACGCCATTTTCGGGTGGCGAAGTAATTTCGGGCCGATTGCCCGGGAAGCGGCATAAATAAAGGCCCCGGTGGATACTAGGGCCTTATAAATTGGGTGCAGGGCTTGGATTTGAACCAAGGACCTTCAGGTTATGAGCCTGACGAGCTACCGAGCTGCTCCACCCTGCAACAAAGTGAAAGCGCTACAGCATCATTTATTGGAATCTTTGCAAGAAGTTTTTTGTTTTTTTTCATACAAAGACCAAAAACGGCGAAAACATCTCTTTCCTCCCGGCTCAGTTCTATTAATAAGGAGGTCCTCTCGTTGAAAAAAAAGTTGCCTTCCCCCTTCAGCGGCCTATCGTCCTCCCTCTTCTAATCCCTTGCCGCTCCAGGCAAACGAATAAAAACAACCAGATAAATCCATAAACCCAATGATCCAAGATCTGCCACGCAAAACGCAGATACGGAGCCCAAGATATCATGAACATCACGATTAAAGACCTCCTCGACGCCGGCGTACATTTCGGACACCAAGTCCGCCGCTGGAACCCGAAGTCAAAGCCCTACGTCTACGACCACCGCCACGGCATCTCCATCATCAATCTGGAGAAGACTTACGGCCTGCTCGAAAAAGCCTGCGATTTCGCCGAGCAACTCGTCGCCTCGGGCAAGGACATCCTCTTTGTCGGCACCAAGCGCCAGGCCCAGGAAATCATCCGCGAGGCCGGCAACACCGTCGGCATGCCCTTCTGCGCCAACCGCTGGCTCGGTGGCACCCTGACCAATTTCCAGACCGTCGAGAAGAGCCTTGAAAAGTACAAGCGCTTCCTCGCCATGGAAGCCGACGGCTCGCTCCAGAAGCTCCCCGGTAAGGAATCCGCCGCGATCCGCCGCGAGATGGCTCGTATGCACCGCAATTTCGAGGGCATCCTCGAAATGAAGAAGATCCCGGCCGCCCTGTTTGTCGTTGACGTCAAGACCGAAGCGATTGCCGTGGCCGAAGCCAAGCGCCTGAAGATCCCCGTGGTCGCGCTGGTTGACACCAACTCCGACCCGACCCAGGTCACCTACCCGATCCCGGGTAACGACGACGCCGTCAAGGCTGTCCGCCTGGTGGTAGAAGTCATCCTCGAAGCGATCCAGAACGGCCTCGCCCGCCGCGCCGAGCCGGTCATCCCCCAGAAGGACATCACTCCGATCCTCCAACGCGATTTCACCGAGGCACAGCCCGAAGTAACCATTTCTCCCGACCTGATGGTTGATGAGGAAGAGGTGAAGCAGGAGCAGGCTCCGGCCGAGCAAGCAGCTCCCGCCGCCGCTGAAACCACCACCGAAGAAAACAAGTAATTAGACGCTAACCCAGCTGAACAATGGCAACTATTTCCGCAAGCATGGTAAACGAGCTCCGTAAGAGAACCGGAGCTGGTCTGATGGACTGCAAAGGCGCTCTCGTCGAAGCCAACGGCAACGAAGAAGAAGCTATCGCTATCCTGAAAAAGAAGGGCATCGCCAAGGCTGCCAAGAAGGCCGGTCGCGAAGCCGCTGAAGGCATCGTCGAGTCCTACATCCACATGGGTGGCAAGGTCGGCGTGATGCTCGAACTCAACTGCGAATCCGATTTCGTGGCCAAGAACGAGCAGTTCAAGGCTCTGGCGCGTGACATCTGCATGCACATCGCCGCCGCCAGCCCCATTGCCGTTTCTCGCGAAGAGGTCGATCCGGCTATTCTTGAAAAGGAACGCGAAGTCGCCGCCGCCCAGGCCGAAGGCAAGCCCGCCGCCGCGGTCGAAAAGATCGTCGAAGGCAAGATCAACAAGTACCTGGAACAGATCTGCCTGCTTGAGCAGCCCTTCGTCAAGAACACCGACCAGACCATCGGTGAACTGCTGACGCATAACATCCAGACCATCGGCGAAAACATCAAGGTCCGCCGCTTCGTCCGCTACGCCCTCGGCGAATAAGCGACAAAATTCAGCATCTGCACTTTCAGGCCCTGGTTCGTCCACGAACCGGGGCTTTTTTGTGTATCCCTCTCACCTCCTGCCCTTAGCACATGATAAGCCGACGCGCACCGGCGAGGCCCTGCTCAAGGCTGGTAAGCCGACATTGCATCCATCAGTGGGCCGACCGGAATCCGCTTCATGTCGTTAAAAATAAACTGCAGCCCGCCGCTTCGGCCATCTGGCAGGGGCACGGGGACAGCCAGAGCCGGCTGTCCGCAGAAGCTCGGGGGGATATTCAGCGTGAGCAAGCGGCGACGTAATTCGTCCGTACATTCGCTCAGCAGAGGAGTCGCGACGGGCGTGATCGGTGTGACCAGGAAATCGTATTTCTCGAATATGCTCATGTTCATCTTCCGGGTCTGCTCACGCTTTTCCCAGGCATGATGGATCGCCGCATCATCCCTGATCCGGCCCCGGTTGATACGCTCCCAGACCTGCGGGCTGTAGCGGTCCTTCATCGTATCGAGCCAGGCCGCGTGCACCTCATAGGCTTCGCGGTTGCGCAGGATGTCAAAGGCAGTCTCACAGCCCTGGAGGATTCCCAACCCCCAGTGCTCCAGTTCGGGATCGCGCTCCACTTCCAGGTAATGAACCACACGGTCGTAAGCGGCCCGCAGTACCGGGTCGATCTCGACATGCGGACTCTCCATGTAGGCCCCGCGCCCGAGTTCCTCCCTGGTCTCAGGGAGCAGGATCTGAGAAGCCTGCCGCATATCCTCCGCCGTGGAGGTGAACCACCCCACCCCGTCAAAGCTCGGAGCCAGCGGGAAGCAGCCTACACTCGACCAGGCATTAGGGGCGAGTCGCAGGCCGTAAAGCCCGCAAAAAGCTGCCGGGACTCGGATAGATCCAGCCGTATCGGTCCCGATGGCAAAAGGCACCAGCCCGGACGCCACCGCCCAGGCCGAGCCGCTGCTGGAGCCGCCGGTCAGGGCATCAGGGACGAACGGGTGCGGACAGTTTCCGCTATGCGGATTCTCTCCGCTGAGCCCAAACGCGAACTCATTGAGCTGCGTCTTGCCAGCGAAGATCATGCCGTTGTTCTGAATCGATTCGACCAGCTTGGAGTTTTCGGCGGGTTCGCCACGCACTTCATCCAGGAAGCTTGATCCGGCCCGCGTCGGCAGGCCAGCCATGTCGAAGAGATCCTTGACCACAAAGGGAATGCCGGGAAGCGCATCGGCGTCGTCGATCAATTCGAGTTGGTCACGCAGTTCGCGTTCGCTGGGCACGTAGGCAAAAACTGCACGGCGCAACGGCGCAGGCATAGTCGAGATACGGCGAACTAACTCTACGCATACCAGATCGGGGCTCTGCGACCAACGATCATGCCAGACCTCGAAATTATCCCTGTTAAAGGATATCCTGTCAGCTCTGGTTTTCACACTGCTTATAAATCGACATCCGTCCGTAGTGGTTAAATAACAAACAAGTGAAAACTACTCTAACGACGATGGCGTTTCAACTCCTCTCAGCCATTATTCTGGCGGGGTGGCTCGCGGGGTGCGACCGCGCCAAACTTCAGAAATCGACAGAACAGCCAGCAAAGGTAGCCATCACCGTCCAGCTCGACTGGGTACCCGAACCCGAGCACGGCGGGCTGTTCCAGGCGCAGGCGCGGGGCTTTTTCGCCGAGGAAGGACTCGACGTGAAAATCCGCCCCGGCGGAGCCAACGTGCTCGTCTTGGAAACCGTGGCCGCCGCCGACGCTCAGATCGGGCAAAGCTCCAGCACACAGGTTATCCGGGCTGCCGCCCGGGGCATCCCGGTGACAAACATCGCCAGCGTTTTCCACCAGATACCGACCGCGCTCATCCTCCATGCGGACAACCCGGTTGACAGCTTTCCGGCACTCGACGGGCAGACGATCATGGCCCGCCCCGAAGCCCTCTGGATTCCGTTTCTGAAGCAGCGCTACGGGATCGACTTCAAGGTGATCGCCCAGAACTTCGGGATCGGCCTTTTTCTCAACGACCCGGCCTTTATCCAAGAGGGCTTTTATATCGCCGAGCCCTACTTCATGGAGCAGGCCGGGGCCAGGGTAAAGCTCATGACTCTGGCCGAGGGCGGCTGGCACGGCTACGCCACTCTTTTTGCCAACAAGAAGTTTCTCGAACGGCAACCCGAGGCCGCCCATGCCTTCATCCGCGCCTATGTGCGCGGCTGGCGTGATTACCTGGAGGGTGATCCCACCCCCGGCAACAATTTGATGAAAAAGATGCGCACGGACGGCGTCAGCGATGAATTCCTGGCCTACTCGCGCGAGATGATCCTCAAGCACCACCTCGCCAGGGGGGATACCGCGGCGGGTGAAACCTACGGCACGATCAGCCCGGAACGCATCCAGTCCGAAATCGACACCCTGACCGAACTTGGCGTCCTCAAACCCGGCCAAATCACCGTCGAAGACGTGCTCGCCCTGCCCTTCGCCCCGGGTGGCACCCGAGGGCACTGAGGGGAACAAGTTCCCCTACGCGCCCAGAAAGGCCGCTACCCCTGATTGCTGGTCCAGACGGCCCCTGCAATATTCCCCAACACCCCAACCCCCACAACAAACAGACAAACGAAGTTCGTCCGAGTCGGCGTCAACCGCTGTTGCCCATGCCGCCGCGTTGGCGGCGGCATCAGTGATGCGCAAGCATCACAGGTGCAGGACTCTGTCCTGCCTGCTTATTGGTTCATCAGGCTTTGGCTGACGTTCATGATACTCATGATGATCCCGAGCGTGAGCAGAGCCACCATCGCGAAGGCCGTCCCAAGCGCGAGCCCGGCCACCAGCGAAGTGGAGAACTTGAGCTTCGCCTCCAGCTCTTCAGAATGGGTGGAGAAGACCTCCTGAAAGCCATTGACGAGACTGCCGGTGTTTTCCCCCACGCTGATGATGTCCAGGTCCAGATCGGGCAGGAGCTGGTACTTTTTAAAGGCCATCGAGAACGGCGCACCGTCGTTGATCATGGCGCGCGCCCCCCGGTAGCGCTCCAGCAGGACGCGATTGCCCAGAGTGTTTTCGGCCAGCCGGAGGCTTTCGGTCGTGTTAACGCCATTCCCAAGCAGGATGGAGAGCACGTTGGTCACGCGACAGATTTCCGCGTTGTAAACGAGGCTCTTGACGAGCGGGATTTTCAGCAGCCAGCGGTCGGTGGCCACGCGGCCCTTTTCGGACTTACGCCACTGGATAATCAGCGCGAACCCAATCGCCAGTGCCCCGAAAATAAACGGCCCCTGCGTGAGCAGGAAATCGGAAAACCCGATCAGCACGCGGGCCGCGAGGTTCAGCTCCGCGCCCATCGAGTCGAGCATCCCCTGAATGCGCGGCAGGAGGAAAAACAGGAACAGCGCCACGACCCCGAAAGCGACTACGATCAGGAAGACCGGATAGACGAGCGCGGAGATCATCTTGCCGCGCAGGTCGGCGTTGCGTTCGAGGTGGCGGATCAGGTTGTCGAGGATCGGGACGACGTTGCCGGTGGCCTCGCCCGCTTCCAGCAGGTGCGCCATCATCGGGTCGAAGGTCTCGGGCTGCGTCCGCATGGACGCGGCCAGGGTGTGCCCTTCGCTCAGATCCTTGTAAATGTGCGAGGACAGCTCCTTCAGCCCAGGATCAGTCATGCGCTGGGTCATCAGGTTGACCGCGTCGCCGACGGACATCCCGCTGTTATGGAGTTGGTAAAGCTTGCGGAAAAACGGCAGCGCCAGTCCCGACTTACCCCGGAAGCGAGAAGCCAGCGACGCGCGCGGGGCCTTCTGTTCTGTGGCAGAAGGAACGTCATCGAGTTCGATCCGTGAGCGTCCGCCGCCCTTTTTCTGGCGAATTTCCAGTGGCTGGATCTTCCGGGCCCGGAGCTTCTGGATGACTTGGCGACGGTCCGCCGCCTCCAGTGTCCCGGTGCTGGATTTGCCCGAAGCGTCGATACCGCGATAAGAGAAAACTGGCATGACGATCAGACGGCAGGCGGGGGATTATCGTCGGCATCGGAGGACTCGACCGGGGCTTCATCCTCCACGATCAGGTCGGCATAGCGCATCACCTCATCCAGAGACGTGATCCCGCGCTTGCACTGCTCCCAGCCGCTGGTCTGGAGCGTGCTCATCCCCTGTGCCTCGGCCTTGTGGCGGATGTCGCGGGCGGAGGCTTTCTGGATAATCATCTCGTGAACCTCCTCCGAAACCGGCAAAATCTCAAACAGCCCCACCCGCCCACGGTAGCCGAGCTTACGGCAATGGTCGCAACCGACCGGTTCTCGCAAGAGGTGACCGTTCTGGACCTCGGAGGGGTCCACGTGGAGCGCGACCAGGCACGAGCCCAGGTGCGCCAACTCCATATCGGCCTCTTTCCGGCAGTACGGGCACAGGCGGCGTACAAGCCGCTGGGCGATGACCAGCTCCACCGACGAGGCGATAAGGAAGGGCTCGATCTCCATGTCGATCAGGCGCGTCAACGCGCCGGGCGCATCGTTGGTGTGCAGGGTGCTGAGCACAAGGTGCCCCGTCAGCGAGGCGCGGATGGCGATTTCGGCCGTTTCGCGGTCGCGGATTTCCCCGACCATAATCACGTCCGGATCCTGACGCAGCACACTACGCAGCGTGCTGGCAAAGGTCAGACCGATCTCATGATGCACCTGCACCTGATTGACCCCCTCGATCTCGTATTCGACCGGGTCTTCAATGGTGATGATGCGGCGACGCGGATCGCGAATCTGCCGCAAAAAGGCGCTGAGCGAAGTTGATTTACCCGAACCGGTCGGTCCCGTCGCCAGCACGATCCCATGCGGGCGCGTAAGGATCTGGTTGATTTTTTTAATGTCGCGCGGAAGGAAGCCCAGGTCCTCGATGGTGACGGGCTGGCTTTTGTTACTGAGCAGGCGGAGGCTGACGCTCTCCCCGTACATGATCGGCAGCGAGGAGATACGGATGTCGATGTCCTCCTTGCCCACGGTGAAGCTGATGCGCCCGTCCTGCGGGCGGCGGCGTTCGGAGATATTCAGCCGCGCCATGATCTTCAGGCGCGAGATGATGGCCCGCTGAAACTGCACCAGGTTGTCCGGGACGCGCACGGGGACGAGTTCGCCGTCGATGCGGTAGCGGATGTGCAGGGACTCCTTCTGCGGCTCGAAGTGAATGTCCGTCGCGCGGTCGGCGATGGCCTTGGTGATGACCTCGTTGACAAAGCGAATGAGCGCGGCGTCTTCGTCCTCGGCCTGCACCTCCTCGACCGATTCAGAGAAACCCTCCAACTCATCCGAGTCGAGGCTACCCGACCCAACACCGAAGACCTGCGTGATGGTTTCGTTAACCTTGCCCGCGGGCCCGAGCGCCCAGTGCGGACGGCGACCGCAGGCGGCCACGATCCAGTCGTCCATGACCGGGTCCGGTGGCCAAACGGTGACGAGGTTCAACTCGCCCGCCGCTCCCCCGCCCTGCACAGGCAGGCACTGGTACTCGTGGATGAGGCGCAGCGGGAGCGTGTCCTCCGGCGCGTCGGAGAGGCGGATCTCCTCCAGTATCTCCAGGCCGCTGCGCTCGGCCAGCTCTTGCAGTATCTCAGCCTCCGGGCGGTTCCAGGCGACCGAGAGAAAGCCGATTCGCTCCTGCCGTGGGATCTCGCGAAAGGCTTCCTGCTGCTCGTCGCTGAGCCGGGAGAGGATCTGCTCGTCGAAGTTCGCTCTCACGGGCTTAGCGGTTGGGGCCGTAGGTTTTGTTCACGCGGCGGACGGGCTCGGTCGGCGGCTCGTAGATTTCCTTGTCGTAAATCTCGCTCATGTCCGGGTTTTCGAGGTACTGCTGCACACTCGCGCCGTTGTCGAGGTTGTGAATCGTGCGGTTGGCGATGCGCGTCGCGTCCGACTGCATGTAGATGACATTCGGCTTGATGAAGATCATCAGCTCGCGGCGGTAGTCGTTGTTCGTCTCGGGCTTGAACAGCTCACCCACCAGCGGGATGTCCCCGAGCAGGAAGACCTTCTGGTCCGTACGGCTGATGCTCGACTCCTGCAAACCGGCCAGCACGATGATTTCCTGGTCAGTGACGCTGACAAAGGAGGTGGCCTCGCGCTTGGCGATGGCGGACTGAGGCACACCGTCGATGGTCACGCTGCTGTCAGGGATGAAGTTCTCCACCTTCTGCTCAATCTCCATCTGTACGACGCCGTTGGAGCCGATCAGGGGGGTGACCGTCAACTCGATGCCCACATCACGGTACTGTACGGTCGTAGTGGTGGCGTCCGGGTTGATCTGCGAAGTCGTGCTCCCGGTCACAAAGGGGCGCGATTCGCTGACGGTGATGGTCGCCTCCCGGTTGTGCGTCGTGGCGAGGACGGGAGCCTGAAGCACCCGCAGTTTTCCGTTGGCCAGCGCCGGACCAAACGAGATACTGAAGTTCTTGAAGTCCGCCGTCGCCGTAATGTCGAAGGCCGGGGTATCGGAAATCGAAGGCGTGTTCGTGGAGAGCGACATGCCGCCCCAGCTCGTGCCGTCGCGGGTCAGCCCGAGCGAGGAGAGACCGCTGACTTCATCCCTGTCCAGCGTGACCTCGGCAATGATAACCTCGATCATGACCTGCGCGAGCACGACATCGATCTTGTCAATCAACTCACCGATCTGGCGGATGTCGTTCTTGGTCCCGTAAACAACAACCGCGTTACTGCGCTCGTCGGCCACGATCGTGATATACTGGCTGAACTGCAGGTTGCCCGCAGCAAGGTTATCCACCATCGTCTGAGTGGCCGCGCTTGGCGTAGGGGCCGGTGCGGCCGGTTGAGCCTCGCCGCCGGGCTGACCGCTCTGCCTGGGAGCACCGTCGCGACCCACGGCGTTCTCGGGTTCTTTCTCGCGGGCTTCCTGCTGGCCCTTGACCACGCTGTCGAGCAGGGTCTGCACTTCGGTGGCCTGGGCGTGCTTGATGTAAAAGACTTCGCTGGAGGTCTGCGGCTCCACGTCGATGTCAAAGCTCTCGATAATCGTGTTGAGTATCTGCACGTTGGTCGGGTGCGTCAGTACGATGAGCTGATTCGTGCGCTCGTCCGCCTCGATGGTCGTGTTGTTGAGGAAGTACTTGCTCAAGGCGCTGCTCTGGTTCAGTAGCAGGCTTTGCAGGCGGGACTGGAGGTCGCGTGCCTGCATGTTGCGCAACGGGAAAAACAGCACCTCCTCGTCGATGTTCTGAGGGGCATCGGCGTTGTTGAGCACTTCCTCGACACGCTGGAGATTGATCAGCGTATCGGTCAGCAGGAGCGAATTTGCCTTGGGCAGCGCGACGACCTTGCCAATCGGGCTCGGCGACATGATCGGCTCGATGATTTCGCCGTACTCCTTGCCGGAGACGCTCAGGTACTTGAGCTTGGTCAGCATGGTGTAGAACTTCTCGCTCGGCGGATAGTCGCGGGCGTTGCCCTCCAGGAATTCCGGAGCCTGCCGGGCCACATCCTGATAACTGACGGCCTTGATGAAGGAGTCGCCAATCGGCGTCAGGGCGATGCCGTTGAGGCTGAGCAAGCTCTCCAGCGCGATGAGCGCCTCCTGCTTCGTCATCGGGCCGCGGCTGTCGAAGGAGATTTTAACCGGCTGGAGATTTTGGGCGCGGATGATCGGCTTGCCCGAGATGGACTCGATCAACTTGAGCACCTGCTGGGCGCTCTCGTCCACCAGCAGAAGCGTGCCGACCGACTGGTCGCGCTCGCCGGGCGCGGGTTGGGCCGTCGGCTGCACCTCATCGGAGTTGGCCTCGCGCTCCGCAGCGGGAACGGGTGTCGAAGGCGTGCGCGCGGGCAGCGTCGGGCGGGGCACTGGCGGCGGGAGCGTCTGCTGGCCAAAAGCGATGCCGCTGCCGAAGGCGCACAGGGTCAGCAGGGCCGTCAGGCGTTGAAAAAAATGTGGGCGGGATTTCATGGCTCCGGGTAAGGTGTTGGCGCGGGCCTGCTCACTGCTGGCCTTGCGCTTCATTGAATTCAAACGAGTTGATAATGTAAAGGACGTCGTGTTTGTCGCGTTCGCGGCTGTCGGCACTGATGCGGATGCTCTCGATCTTGATGTACGGCCATTCGGACTGAATCTTCTCGTCGAAGTCGAGCAGCGCGGGAAGGCCGTCTTTTTGCAGGTTCACGCGCATGGAGTAGATCTTGAGTTTATCGTCCTCGCGGGCGCGTGCTGTGTTGAGCGTCGGCGTCACCCGAGAGCTGCGGGCCAGCGCGTCGATGCGCCCCGCCAGCGCGGGGCCGGAAAAGGTGTTCTCCGGGTTGAGCTTTTCCATCGTCTCCTGAAGCTCGGCCTCCAGCACCGGCTCCAGCGCGTACCACTGACGGTGCATGGCGAGGGTCTCACCGGTCTCGCTCAGCCCGCGGCCGACCTTGACCAGGCTCACGATCAGGAACACGCCCAGCAGCACCAGCGCGCACCAGACCATGCAGCACAGCAGGAACTGCTCACGGGTGGACATTTTTCTAAACAAGCGGCGGATCATGTGGCCTCCTCAGCTTCGGGGATTGTTCCGGCCTCAGCCGAAGACGGTTCGGGCGCAGGAGCGGACGCGGGGTCTGCCGCTTCTCCCGTTGCGGAATCAGTTTCCGACTCGGAAGACGTCGGTGGCCCCAGGTAACGCAAATCGAGCGTGAAGCGCGCCTCTCCGCTGCCCCGCGACTGATAATCCGGCGCGTTGATCTCCTCGAACAGGCCGGACTTTTTCAGGGCATCGGCGTAGCGGTTGACCTCGACGATGTTGCTCGCCTTGCCGCGGACGGTGACTTCGTTGTCATTGGACAATGCCACAGAATCGAAATAAATGCCGTTGGCCCCCATGCCGTGGCGCTTGACATTGTTCAGGTCGCCGAGGATGTCGAACGGCCGGAACGGCGAGCCCACAAACTGCTTCAGGTCGTTGAGATTCTGCTCCTTGAGTTCCAGCGCCATGATCTCCGGGGTCTGGCGCTCGATCCGTGCCAGGCGCGAGGACTGCATCACGCTCAGCACGCCCCAGGTAAAGCCACCCAGAATCAACACCAACGCCACCACCCCGGCGATCAGCATGCTCTTCCAAAGCGTACCGCTCAGGCGGCGTGCGCCCTGCTCGCTGGTTTTGAAAGTTGGGTCGCGCAGGTCGGCGGGCCAGAGCGTATCGACATTTTCGATACGGACCGGAAGGACCTCCTCGGCGGGCGCTTCGGCCCCCTCGCTCCCGCTGGTATCCACGTCCTCATTGTTCGCCGACGCGGTATCGGCCTCGCGCACGAGCACATGCTCAAAGACAACGCCCCCGTCCTTCTCCTCCCTGCCCTCGCGCAGCACGGGTAACCCGCACTCGGCGGCCTCGGTGGGACGCATGGCCGCGTAAACGGCAAAAGCCTCGGCCTCGACATCGCCCTCGGTCTCGATCACGCGATGGGTGAAGGAAACCGGCAGCGGGCAACCCTCCTCGTAGTTGGCGAGGGTCAGGCACTCGCCCTGAAAGATCGCCCGCGTTGAGCCAGAGGTTTGCAGCCCTGCCAGCAACGGATAAAAGCCCGGCAGCACAAACAACGCCTGGCCCCAGCCGTCCAGTTCCTGCGCGGAAAGCCGAGGGCGGCAGGCGGCCATGATCAGCAGCCAGCGGGACGAGGGATCCGTCACGTACCCCCAGGCCAGGTGCTCCAGCGAAAACGGCGACATGCCCTCCAACGTCAGCTCCGCAAACGACTCGATGTCCGCCGGGCGCATCCCCTCCGGCAGCGCGAGCGTGCGCGTGAAGAAGAGGTGGCCGGAGACAAACGTCACCGTACGCGGCGGAACTGCCGCATTTGCCTCGTAGAATTTTCTGAGCCTGACCATCCGTTTAATCGACCTCCATGCTCTCCACCAATTTGACAATGGTAAAGGGATAATTGCTCCCGCTTTCCGTAACGGAGCCGCTGCCTGAGG
Coding sequences within:
- a CDS encoding DDE-type integrase/transposase/recombinase — its product is MADRTAKGGSIRMLTILDEYTRECLCIHVDRHLNAAKVRAVMSELISAYGSPEHIRSDNGSEFIEKSLRTGMPTRASRRSTSSPASATSRLTTASSAASAREPRWLRHQPHPRIRRLEPQTVVKHPLAYPHPMGGPPVPRHQPTPQNQKRRLREAFSGTTI
- the rpsB gene encoding 30S ribosomal protein S2 — encoded protein: MNITIKDLLDAGVHFGHQVRRWNPKSKPYVYDHRHGISIINLEKTYGLLEKACDFAEQLVASGKDILFVGTKRQAQEIIREAGNTVGMPFCANRWLGGTLTNFQTVEKSLEKYKRFLAMEADGSLQKLPGKESAAIRREMARMHRNFEGILEMKKIPAALFVVDVKTEAIAVAEAKRLKIPVVALVDTNSDPTQVTYPIPGNDDAVKAVRLVVEVILEAIQNGLARRAEPVIPQKDITPILQRDFTEAQPEVTISPDLMVDEEEVKQEQAPAEQAAPAAAETTTEENK
- the tsf gene encoding translation elongation factor Ts — its product is MATISASMVNELRKRTGAGLMDCKGALVEANGNEEEAIAILKKKGIAKAAKKAGREAAEGIVESYIHMGGKVGVMLELNCESDFVAKNEQFKALARDICMHIAAASPIAVSREEVDPAILEKEREVAAAQAEGKPAAAVEKIVEGKINKYLEQICLLEQPFVKNTDQTIGELLTHNIQTIGENIKVRRFVRYALGE
- a CDS encoding amidase, with amino-acid sequence MPAPLRRAVFAYVPSERELRDQLELIDDADALPGIPFVVKDLFDMAGLPTRAGSSFLDEVRGEPAENSKLVESIQNNGMIFAGKTQLNEFAFGLSGENPHSGNCPHPFVPDALTGGSSSGSAWAVASGLVPFAIGTDTAGSIRVPAAFCGLYGLRLAPNAWSSVGCFPLAPSFDGVGWFTSTAEDMRQASQILLPETREELGRGAYMESPHVEIDPVLRAAYDRVVHYLEVERDPELEHWGLGILQGCETAFDILRNREAYEVHAAWLDTMKDRYSPQVWERINRGRIRDDAAIHHAWEKREQTRKMNMSIFEKYDFLVTPITPVATPLLSECTDELRRRLLTLNIPPSFCGQPALAVPVPLPDGRSGGLQFIFNDMKRIPVGPLMDAMSAYQP
- a CDS encoding ABC transporter substrate-binding protein; protein product: MAFQLLSAIILAGWLAGCDRAKLQKSTEQPAKVAITVQLDWVPEPEHGGLFQAQARGFFAEEGLDVKIRPGGANVLVLETVAAADAQIGQSSSTQVIRAAARGIPVTNIASVFHQIPTALILHADNPVDSFPALDGQTIMARPEALWIPFLKQRYGIDFKVIAQNFGIGLFLNDPAFIQEGFYIAEPYFMEQAGARVKLMTLAEGGWHGYATLFANKKFLERQPEAAHAFIRAYVRGWRDYLEGDPTPGNNLMKKMRTDGVSDEFLAYSREMILKHHLARGDTAAGETYGTISPERIQSEIDTLTELGVLKPGQITVEDVLALPFAPGGTRGH
- a CDS encoding type II secretion system F family protein, giving the protein MPVFSYRGIDASGKSSTGTLEAADRRQVIQKLRARKIQPLEIRQKKGGGRSRIELDDVPSATEQKAPRASLASRFRGKSGLALPFFRKLYQLHNSGMSVGDAVNLMTQRMTDPGLKELSSHIYKDLSEGHTLAASMRTQPETFDPMMAHLLEAGEATGNVVPILDNLIRHLERNADLRGKMISALVYPVFLIVVAFGVVALFLFFLLPRIQGMLDSMGAELNLAARVLIGFSDFLLTQGPFIFGALAIGFALIIQWRKSEKGRVATDRWLLKIPLVKSLVYNAEICRVTNVLSILLGNGVNTTESLRLAENTLGNRVLLERYRGARAMINDGAPFSMAFKKYQLLPDLDLDIISVGENTGSLVNGFQEVFSTHSEELEAKLKFSTSLVAGLALGTAFAMVALLTLGIIMSIMNVSQSLMNQ
- a CDS encoding ATPase, T2SS/T4P/T4SS family, which codes for MRANFDEQILSRLSDEQQEAFREIPRQERIGFLSVAWNRPEAEILQELAERSGLEILEEIRLSDAPEDTLPLRLIHEYQCLPVQGGGAAGELNLVTVWPPDPVMDDWIVAACGRRPHWALGPAGKVNETITQVFGVGSGSLDSDELEGFSESVEEVQAEDEDAALIRFVNEVITKAIADRATDIHFEPQKESLHIRYRIDGELVPVRVPDNLVQFQRAIISRLKIMARLNISERRRPQDGRISFTVGKEDIDIRISSLPIMYGESVSLRLLSNKSQPVTIEDLGFLPRDIKKINQILTRPHGIVLATGPTGSGKSTSLSAFLRQIRDPRRRIITIEDPVEYEIEGVNQVQVHHEIGLTFASTLRSVLRQDPDVIMVGEIRDRETAEIAIRASLTGHLVLSTLHTNDAPGALTRLIDMEIEPFLIASSVELVIAQRLVRRLCPYCRKEADMELAHLGSCLVALHVDPSEVQNGHLLREPVGCDHCRKLGYRGRVGLFEILPVSEEVHEMIIQKASARDIRHKAEAQGMSTLQTSGWEQCKRGITSLDEVMRYADLIVEDEAPVESSDADDNPPPAV
- a CDS encoding secretin N-terminal domain-containing protein, which produces MKRKASSEQARANTLPGAMKSRPHFFQRLTALLTLCAFGSGIAFGQQTLPPPVPRPTLPARTPSTPVPAAEREANSDEVQPTAQPAPGERDQSVGTLLLVDESAQQVLKLIESISGKPIIRAQNLQPVKISFDSRGPMTKQEALIALESLLSLNGIALTPIGDSFIKAVSYQDVARQAPEFLEGNARDYPPSEKFYTMLTKLKYLSVSGKEYGEIIEPIMSPSPIGKVVALPKANSLLLTDTLINLQRVEEVLNNADAPQNIDEEVLFFPLRNMQARDLQSRLQSLLLNQSSALSKYFLNNTTIEADERTNQLIVLTHPTNVQILNTIIESFDIDVEPQTSSEVFYIKHAQATEVQTLLDSVVKGQQEAREKEPENAVGRDGAPRQSGQPGGEAQPAAPAPTPSAATQTMVDNLAAGNLQFSQYITIVADERSNAVVVYGTKNDIRQIGELIDKIDVVLAQVMIEVIIAEVTLDRDEVSGLSSLGLTRDGTSWGGMSLSTNTPSISDTPAFDITATADFKNFSISFGPALANGKLRVLQAPVLATTHNREATITVSESRPFVTGSTTSQINPDATTTTVQYRDVGIELTVTPLIGSNGVVQMEIEQKVENFIPDSSVTIDGVPQSAIAKREATSFVSVTDQEIIVLAGLQESSISRTDQKVFLLGDIPLVGELFKPETNNDYRRELMIFIKPNVIYMQSDATRIANRTIHNLDNGASVQQYLENPDMSEIYDKEIYEPPTEPVRRVNKTYGPNR